In a single window of the Nocardioides sp. L-11A genome:
- a CDS encoding LysR family transcriptional regulator: MLNLTQLATLHEFVRRGSLTAAAAALGYTPGAASQQISALERSVGRPLLRRAGRHLVLTDAGRVLAEHAEVLLLAESRALHAVTDGVGEVRGSLVVGTWGSTTAALLAPVLGEAAACYPALRVRSREIDVDEAARAVRLGDVDVAFGLDYADAPMARDPRIRLLRLRREVFALAVGPGHPLAGRAEVGLDELAATDWIMPAASSAYGAALRSVCRRHGFEPVVAHEVTDTAASLVLAAEGVGVAPVTDLMLRLNPRVDIRQVALREPVTRDIVLVVPDGVHDAAVRALAEVVRKAVAPAAPVAGSV; the protein is encoded by the coding sequence GTGCTCAACCTGACCCAGCTGGCCACGCTGCACGAGTTCGTGCGCCGCGGCAGCCTGACCGCGGCGGCCGCGGCCCTCGGCTACACGCCCGGAGCCGCGTCCCAGCAGATCAGCGCCCTCGAGCGCTCCGTGGGCCGGCCGCTGCTGCGCCGGGCCGGGCGGCACCTCGTGCTCACCGACGCGGGCCGGGTGCTCGCCGAGCATGCGGAGGTCCTGCTCCTCGCCGAGTCCCGTGCCCTTCACGCCGTCACCGACGGGGTGGGCGAGGTCCGCGGCTCGCTGGTCGTCGGCACCTGGGGGAGTACGACGGCCGCGCTGCTCGCGCCGGTGCTGGGCGAGGCGGCGGCCTGCTACCCAGCGCTGCGGGTGCGCAGCCGGGAGATCGACGTGGACGAGGCCGCCCGGGCGGTCCGGCTCGGCGACGTCGACGTGGCGTTCGGCCTCGACTACGCGGACGCCCCGATGGCGCGCGACCCGCGGATCCGGTTGCTGCGGCTGCGCCGTGAGGTGTTCGCGCTGGCGGTGGGCCCGGGTCATCCGCTGGCCGGGCGCGCCGAGGTCGGGCTCGACGAGCTCGCCGCGACCGACTGGATCATGCCGGCGGCGAGCAGCGCCTACGGGGCGGCACTCCGCTCGGTCTGCCGCCGGCACGGCTTCGAACCGGTCGTGGCGCACGAGGTCACCGACACCGCGGCGAGCCTGGTGCTCGCCGCCGAGGGCGTGGGCGTCGCCCCCGTCACGGACCTGATGCTGCGCCTCAACCCGCGGGTGGACATCCGGCAGGTGGCGCTGCGCGAGCCGGTCACCCGCGACATCGTGCTCGTCGTACCCGACGGGGTGCACGACGCCGCGGTGCGGGCGCTCGCGGAGGTCGTCCGCAAGGCCGTGGCGCCCGCGGCGCCGGTCGCGGGCTCAGTCTGA
- a CDS encoding aldehyde dehydrogenase family protein: MTSTPTLPSAEELTRLAGTAAAACGVDVAGWRGDHPVVSPVNGAAVHDVPWATASDVDKVVDRARDAFRVWRTVPAPARGAVIQRFGRLLARHKDDLATLISVEVGKITSEARGEVQEMIDICDFAVGLSRQLYGRTMPSERPGHRLMETWHPLGVVGVVSAFNFPSAVWAWNTAIALVCGDTVVWKPSELAPLTAAASAVLLQRAIDDCGAPGDISQLVIGAHDVGEAIVDHAGVALVSATGSTRMGRAVGPRVADRFGRSILELGGNNAAIVAPSADLGLVARGVVFAAAGTAGQRCTTLRRVIAHRSVVEEVERTVADAYGRLPIGDPLASGTLVGPLIHARAYAAMTDALDAAAAQGGTLVAGGERVLQEQAPDAYYVRPAVVRMEEQTEIVTQETFAPVLYVLPYDTLDEAIALNNGVPQGLSSSIFTGDHAEAERFLGPEGSDCGIVNVNIGTSGAEIGGAFGGEKETGGGRESGSDSWRAYMRRATNTINYSGELPLAQGVDFSV, encoded by the coding sequence ATGACCTCGACCCCGACACTGCCCTCCGCGGAGGAGCTGACCCGTCTCGCCGGTACGGCGGCCGCCGCGTGCGGCGTCGACGTGGCCGGCTGGCGAGGCGATCACCCGGTCGTCTCGCCCGTCAACGGCGCCGCCGTGCACGACGTGCCGTGGGCCACCGCGTCCGACGTCGACAAGGTGGTCGACCGCGCGCGCGACGCCTTCCGGGTCTGGCGCACGGTGCCGGCCCCGGCGCGCGGGGCCGTGATCCAGCGGTTCGGCCGGCTCCTGGCCCGGCACAAGGACGATCTGGCGACGCTGATCAGCGTCGAGGTCGGGAAGATCACCTCGGAGGCGCGCGGCGAGGTCCAGGAGATGATCGACATCTGCGACTTCGCCGTCGGCCTCTCGCGGCAGCTCTACGGCCGGACCATGCCCTCGGAGCGGCCCGGGCATCGGCTGATGGAGACCTGGCACCCGCTCGGTGTGGTCGGTGTGGTCAGCGCGTTCAACTTCCCGTCGGCGGTGTGGGCGTGGAACACCGCGATCGCCCTGGTCTGCGGCGACACCGTCGTGTGGAAGCCCTCGGAGCTCGCCCCGCTGACCGCAGCGGCCAGCGCCGTCCTGCTCCAGCGGGCGATCGACGACTGCGGCGCCCCGGGCGACATCAGCCAGCTCGTCATCGGTGCCCACGACGTCGGCGAGGCGATCGTCGACCATGCCGGAGTGGCGCTGGTGAGCGCCACCGGCTCGACCCGGATGGGCCGAGCGGTCGGACCGCGGGTGGCCGACCGGTTCGGCCGGTCGATCCTGGAGCTCGGCGGCAACAACGCCGCGATCGTCGCCCCGTCGGCCGACCTCGGGCTGGTGGCCCGCGGCGTGGTCTTCGCGGCCGCCGGCACGGCCGGCCAGCGGTGCACCACGCTGCGGCGCGTGATCGCCCACCGCAGCGTCGTCGAGGAGGTGGAGCGGACGGTGGCGGACGCCTACGGCCGGCTCCCCATCGGCGACCCGCTCGCCTCGGGAACCCTCGTGGGTCCGCTGATCCACGCTCGCGCGTACGCCGCCATGACCGACGCGCTGGACGCGGCGGCGGCGCAGGGCGGCACCCTGGTGGCCGGCGGCGAGCGGGTGCTCCAGGAGCAGGCGCCGGACGCCTACTACGTCCGGCCCGCGGTGGTCCGGATGGAGGAGCAGACCGAGATCGTCACCCAGGAGACCTTCGCCCCGGTGCTGTACGTGCTCCCCTACGACACGCTCGACGAGGCGATCGCGCTCAACAACGGCGTCCCGCAGGGACTCTCCTCGAGTATCTTCACCGGCGACCACGCCGAGGCCGAGCGCTTCCTCGGCCCGGAGGGCTCCGACTGCGGCATCGTCAATGTCAACATCGGCACCTCGGGCGCCGAGATCGGCGGCGCCTTCGGCGGCGAGAAGGAGACCGGTGGCGGCCGCGAATCGGGGTCCGACTCGTGGCGCGCCTACATGCGTCGGGCCACCAACACCATCAACTACTCCGGCGAGCTGCCCCTGGCGCAGGGCGTCGACTTCTCCGTGTGA
- a CDS encoding ornithine cyclodeaminase family protein gives MSGAEDAAVRDGRAPDVPFLTAEALAGCATVLDAVDALADCLTGGFDPDDDPARAAADVPAGRLLLMPAAFGDLAGVKLVSIAPDNPDRGVPLVQALYVLLDGATLTPLATLDGTYLTTLRTSAVSALAARRLARPESRSLVLFGAGVQAWAHARSLSRVLPLRDVQVVGRDPGRVDALVGRIRDELGLIASAAGPEAVAEADVVACCTTARQPLFAGERLRPGTTVIAIGAYEPDARELDDATLRGATVVVESRGSALREAGDVIQALASGALGPDDLTTLTTWVRTDREPPPAAVRVFKGTGMSWQDLAVAGMLHRRLRGAEPAC, from the coding sequence ATGAGCGGCGCCGAGGACGCGGCGGTCCGGGACGGCCGGGCACCGGACGTGCCCTTCCTCACCGCGGAGGCCCTCGCCGGGTGCGCCACGGTCCTCGACGCGGTGGACGCCCTCGCGGACTGCCTGACCGGCGGCTTCGACCCCGACGACGACCCGGCGCGCGCCGCCGCGGACGTGCCGGCCGGCCGGCTGCTGCTGATGCCGGCCGCGTTCGGCGACCTCGCCGGCGTCAAGCTGGTCTCGATCGCGCCGGACAACCCGGACCGCGGCGTACCGCTGGTGCAGGCGCTCTACGTCCTGCTGGACGGCGCGACGCTCACCCCGCTCGCCACCCTCGACGGGACCTACCTGACCACGCTGCGCACCTCGGCGGTGTCCGCCCTGGCCGCACGCCGGCTGGCGCGTCCCGAGAGCAGGAGCCTGGTCCTCTTCGGCGCCGGCGTCCAGGCCTGGGCGCACGCGCGGAGCCTGAGCCGGGTGCTGCCCCTGCGAGACGTGCAGGTCGTGGGCCGGGACCCCGGCCGGGTTGACGCACTGGTCGGGCGGATCCGCGACGAGCTCGGGCTCATCGCCTCCGCCGCCGGCCCTGAGGCGGTGGCCGAGGCCGACGTCGTCGCCTGCTGTACGACCGCTCGGCAGCCGCTGTTCGCCGGCGAGCGGCTGCGCCCGGGGACGACGGTGATCGCGATCGGCGCCTACGAGCCCGACGCGCGCGAGCTCGACGACGCCACGCTCCGCGGGGCGACCGTGGTCGTCGAGTCACGGGGCTCGGCGCTGCGCGAGGCGGGCGACGTCATCCAGGCGCTCGCGTCCGGCGCGCTCGGGCCCGACGACCTGACCACGCTCACCACGTGGGTCCGGACCGACCGGGAGCCCCCTCCGGCGGCGGTCCGCGTCTTCAAGGGCACCGGCATGTCGTGGCAGGACCTCGCCGTGGCCGGCATGCTCCATCGCCGGCTCCGCGGCGCTGAGCCTGCATGCTGA
- a CDS encoding ABC-F family ATP-binding cassette domain-containing protein, giving the protein MSSNAVITLRDLTFEWPDGTLALAHLTGSINTGRTGLVGRNGAGKSTLLRLVAGLLRPTAGHVDVVGEVGYLPQTLTLQSDTTIAGLLGIRSIVEAIDAIERGDPDPRHFDTIGDDWDIEARADELLDQIGFGARDLGRRIAELSGGEAMLLAVTGMRLRRTPITLLDEPTNNLDRPTRARLAAFVDQWPGALVIVSHDRELLEHVDQTTELYDGTLTTFGGTYRAWQAHLEQEQAAARQAARSAQQALKVERRQRAEAETKLARRERTGRRTQQDGGIPRILAGNRASRAQNAAGSLRATLDEKVVAAQAAVDSADARLRREEHISLELPDPALPRGRRLLEIAHAERVVVVQGPERFVLVGPNGSGKSTLLHQLVHGRPALPGAPVGRLLTDRVGFLPQRLDGLDAEADAMANVRRVAPGVPDGTIRNQLARMLLRGPSVDRPVGSLSGGERFRVALATLLLARPPAELLILDEPTNNLDLASVGQLTEVLSGYRGALLVVSHDQEFLESLRPDTVLALDGSGRLSRTAGLS; this is encoded by the coding sequence ATGTCCAGCAACGCTGTCATCACCCTGCGCGACCTCACCTTCGAGTGGCCCGACGGCACGCTCGCCCTCGCCCACCTCACCGGGTCGATCAACACCGGCCGGACCGGACTCGTCGGACGCAACGGAGCGGGCAAGTCGACCCTGCTGCGTCTCGTCGCCGGCCTGCTGCGCCCCACCGCGGGCCACGTCGACGTCGTCGGCGAGGTCGGCTACCTGCCCCAGACGCTGACCCTGCAGTCCGATACGACGATCGCCGGACTGCTCGGCATCCGGTCGATCGTCGAGGCGATCGATGCCATCGAGCGCGGCGACCCGGACCCGCGTCACTTCGACACGATCGGCGACGACTGGGACATCGAGGCGCGCGCCGACGAGCTCCTCGACCAGATCGGCTTCGGAGCCCGGGACCTCGGACGCCGGATCGCCGAGCTGTCCGGGGGCGAGGCCATGCTCCTCGCCGTGACCGGCATGCGCCTGCGACGCACCCCGATCACCCTGCTCGACGAGCCGACCAACAACCTCGACCGGCCGACCCGGGCGCGGCTCGCCGCGTTCGTCGACCAATGGCCCGGCGCCTTGGTGATCGTGAGCCACGACCGCGAGCTGCTGGAGCACGTCGACCAGACCACCGAGCTGTACGACGGCACGCTGACCACGTTCGGCGGCACCTACCGGGCCTGGCAGGCACACCTGGAGCAGGAGCAGGCGGCCGCGCGACAGGCCGCGCGCTCGGCCCAGCAGGCACTGAAGGTGGAGCGGCGGCAGCGTGCCGAGGCCGAGACCAAGCTCGCCCGCCGCGAGCGCACCGGTCGCCGTACCCAGCAGGACGGCGGCATCCCGCGCATCCTCGCCGGCAACCGGGCAAGCAGGGCGCAGAACGCCGCCGGGTCGCTGCGCGCCACCCTGGACGAGAAGGTGGTGGCCGCCCAGGCCGCCGTCGACTCCGCCGACGCCCGGCTCCGCCGCGAGGAGCACATCAGCCTGGAGCTGCCCGATCCCGCGCTGCCCCGTGGCCGGCGGCTGCTCGAGATCGCCCACGCGGAGCGGGTCGTCGTCGTCCAGGGTCCCGAGCGCTTCGTCCTCGTCGGACCGAACGGCAGCGGCAAGTCGACCCTCCTGCACCAGCTGGTGCACGGCCGTCCCGCGCTCCCCGGTGCGCCCGTCGGCCGGCTGCTCACCGATCGCGTCGGGTTCCTGCCGCAGCGCCTGGACGGACTCGACGCCGAAGCGGACGCGATGGCGAACGTACGCCGCGTCGCTCCCGGCGTCCCGGACGGCACCATCCGCAACCAGCTCGCCCGGATGCTGCTGCGCGGGCCGAGCGTCGACCGCCCGGTCGGCTCCCTCTCCGGTGGCGAGCGCTTCCGGGTGGCGCTGGCGACCCTGCTCCTCGCCCGGCCTCCGGCCGAGCTGCTCATCCTCGACGAGCCGACCAACAACCTCGACCTCGCCAGCGTCGGCCAGCTGACCGAGGTCCTGTCGGGCTACCGCGGCGCGCTCCTGGTCGTGAGCCACGACCAGGAGTTCCTGGAGAGCCTGCGCCCGGACACCGTGCTGGCGCTGGACGGGAGCGGCCGGCTGTCCCGGACGGCCGGGCTCAGCTGA
- a CDS encoding FAD-binding oxidoreductase, with protein sequence MGATGKELPRRAGVVVIGGGVMGVSTAYELAAAGVPDVLLLERDQLGSGSTCKAAGGVRAQFSDEVNIALGARSLETFERFGERFGQEIDLHQVGYLFLLDAPDDVAAFERNVRLQNELGVPSRMISVAEAKELSPLISTEGLLAAAYSPTDGHCTPESVVQGYAAAARRHGAHLLTGCAAHGIEVVDGRIVAVTTSRGRVETDTVICTAGAWSKEVGGWVGVDLPVEPLRRQILVTDPTPWVADDTPFTIDFATTFYLHREGHGLLVGMSDPEETPGFKLSRSPDWLPRLAEALGRRTPSLVDVGMASGWAGLYEMTPDHNALVGEAPGVSRFLYATGFSGHGFLMGPAIGEVMRDLYLERTPFVDVSGLRADRFADSLIRPELNIV encoded by the coding sequence GTGGGCGCCACTGGGAAAGAGCTACCTCGTCGGGCCGGCGTCGTCGTCATCGGCGGCGGAGTGATGGGCGTGAGCACGGCGTACGAGCTGGCCGCCGCCGGGGTACCGGATGTGCTGCTCCTCGAGCGCGACCAGCTCGGCTCCGGGTCGACCTGCAAGGCGGCCGGCGGGGTCCGCGCCCAGTTCTCCGACGAGGTCAACATCGCACTGGGTGCGCGCAGCCTGGAGACCTTCGAGCGCTTCGGCGAGCGCTTCGGCCAGGAGATCGACCTGCACCAGGTGGGCTACCTGTTCCTCCTCGACGCACCCGACGACGTCGCCGCCTTCGAGCGCAACGTCCGCCTGCAGAACGAGCTGGGGGTGCCCAGCCGGATGATCAGCGTCGCCGAGGCCAAGGAGCTCTCGCCCCTGATCAGCACCGAGGGCCTTCTCGCCGCCGCCTACTCCCCGACCGACGGCCACTGCACGCCGGAGTCGGTGGTGCAGGGGTACGCCGCCGCGGCCCGGCGCCACGGCGCCCACCTGCTGACCGGCTGCGCGGCCCACGGCATCGAGGTCGTCGACGGCCGGATCGTGGCGGTGACGACCAGCCGAGGACGGGTCGAGACCGACACCGTGATCTGCACGGCGGGTGCCTGGTCGAAGGAGGTCGGCGGCTGGGTGGGTGTCGACCTGCCCGTCGAGCCGCTGCGTCGGCAGATCCTGGTGACCGACCCGACGCCGTGGGTCGCCGACGACACCCCGTTCACCATCGACTTCGCCACGACCTTCTACCTGCACCGCGAGGGCCACGGCCTGCTGGTCGGGATGTCGGACCCGGAGGAGACGCCCGGCTTCAAGCTGTCGCGGTCCCCGGACTGGCTCCCGCGGCTCGCCGAGGCGCTCGGCCGGCGTACCCCCTCGCTGGTCGACGTCGGGATGGCCTCCGGCTGGGCCGGCCTGTACGAGATGACCCCCGACCACAACGCCCTCGTCGGCGAGGCCCCGGGCGTGTCCCGGTTCCTCTACGCGACCGGCTTCTCGGGGCACGGGTTCCTGATGGGCCCGGCCATCGGCGAGGTGATGCGCGACCTCTACCTCGAGCGCACCCCGTTCGTCGATGTGAGCGGGCTGCGCGCCGACCGCTTCGCGGACAGCCTGATCCGGCCCGAGCTGAACATCGTCTGA
- a CDS encoding Glu/Leu/Phe/Val dehydrogenase dimerization domain-containing protein has product MTEDLLGQIDHWGPEKVVCVSDRRTGMRGVLVLDNTARGMGKGGTRMSPTLTVAEVARLARTMTWKWAAVDLFHGGAKAGIRFDPASPDKEAAIRAFARALSNEVPAEYVLGLDMGMGEADAAIVVDELGRGTAVGLPRALGGLPYDQLGVTGFGVAEAVDAACAARGLALGSARVAIQGYGAVGWAAARRLTELGATIVAVSNAEGALHDPDGLDIPRLAALRAEQGDAGIRAYGGILHDPDAVLRVDADILLPCAREDLVDEQVARSTTARLVVEGANLPTTPAAKEVLHARGIPVVPDFIANAGGIVAAAYSMDARLSPFTVDPERVFEMITQKLRANTVTVLGTSDRLGVTPHVAAQRMAESRVAEAMGLRGQPTVERVSVAR; this is encoded by the coding sequence ATGACTGAGGACCTGCTGGGCCAGATCGACCACTGGGGACCCGAGAAGGTGGTGTGCGTCTCGGACCGCCGGACCGGCATGCGGGGCGTCCTGGTGCTGGACAACACCGCGCGCGGGATGGGCAAGGGCGGCACCCGGATGAGTCCGACCCTGACCGTCGCCGAGGTGGCCCGCCTGGCCCGGACGATGACCTGGAAGTGGGCGGCCGTCGACCTCTTCCACGGCGGCGCCAAGGCCGGCATCCGGTTCGACCCGGCCTCCCCCGACAAGGAGGCGGCGATCCGCGCCTTCGCGCGGGCGCTGAGCAACGAGGTGCCCGCCGAGTACGTCCTCGGCCTCGACATGGGGATGGGCGAGGCGGACGCCGCCATCGTCGTCGACGAGCTGGGCCGCGGTACGGCGGTCGGGCTCCCCCGGGCGCTCGGCGGCCTCCCCTACGACCAGCTCGGCGTGACCGGCTTCGGTGTGGCCGAGGCCGTCGATGCCGCCTGCGCCGCCCGGGGTCTCGCCCTCGGGAGCGCCCGGGTGGCGATCCAGGGCTACGGCGCCGTGGGCTGGGCGGCCGCGCGGCGCCTCACCGAGTTGGGAGCGACCATCGTGGCGGTCTCCAACGCGGAGGGCGCTCTGCACGACCCCGACGGCCTCGACATCCCCCGGCTGGCCGCGCTGCGGGCCGAGCAGGGGGACGCCGGCATCCGTGCCTACGGCGGGATCCTCCACGACCCGGACGCCGTGCTGCGGGTGGACGCCGACATCCTGCTGCCCTGCGCCCGCGAGGACCTCGTGGACGAGCAGGTGGCGCGCTCGACCACCGCCCGGCTGGTCGTCGAGGGGGCGAACCTGCCCACCACGCCGGCGGCGAAGGAGGTCCTGCACGCCCGCGGCATCCCCGTGGTGCCCGACTTCATCGCCAACGCCGGCGGCATCGTCGCCGCGGCGTACTCGATGGACGCCCGGCTCTCCCCCTTCACCGTCGACCCGGAGCGGGTCTTCGAGATGATCACCCAGAAGCTGCGGGCCAACACCGTCACGGTGCTCGGCACCAGCGACCGCCTCGGCGTCACTCCCCACGTCGCCGCCCAGCGGATGGCCGAGTCCCGGGTGGCCGAGGCGATGGGCCTGCGCGGCCAGCCGACCGTCGAGCGGGTGAGCGTCGCGCGATGA
- a CDS encoding phospholipase D-like domain-containing protein, which translates to MSTTLALLVAVTLLMAGHGTLVPARASAPVPVPVAASAAATAEKPNPKYVVKPGITFNHPFRNGKRGKIHRRIVKALKNAPAGATVRVITWNFDSPYLARKFIDAHNRGVSVQIIMSRGLARSQGGNPARSYPMMLRAFARGEKKRPEGLKSWIRTCKQTCRGKRGSMHSKLMLVSRSGATNWIVMQGSGNFTGAAAVQQFNDWTTVTENKALYDGWMQMWDQATQDRNFPPMRFTVGNITTMFAPHKGNVDPALSVLNKVQCTGATNTPDGRTKVRIANAVWGEERGARIARKARQLDRAGCDVEIVFMMMQRRIRGILRGMRAKQMVYIYGEEADKFKDRYVHMKGLAVQGNVDGRGDGNVVLSSSENWTRLGWHSDEENIIIRGDAAMTAKYVKHVDMIYRQAPRTLSNYVNSADPDPTPRRDGYRDEGYLGPKDYPFHELEAELS; encoded by the coding sequence GTGTCGACGACACTGGCGCTGCTCGTCGCGGTGACGCTGCTGATGGCGGGGCACGGCACCCTCGTCCCGGCCCGCGCCTCCGCTCCGGTGCCGGTGCCGGTGGCGGCGTCGGCCGCCGCGACGGCGGAGAAGCCGAATCCCAAGTACGTCGTGAAGCCGGGGATCACGTTCAACCACCCCTTCCGCAACGGGAAGCGCGGCAAGATCCACCGTCGGATCGTCAAGGCGCTCAAGAACGCGCCCGCCGGCGCCACCGTGCGGGTGATCACCTGGAACTTCGACTCGCCCTATCTCGCACGCAAGTTCATCGACGCGCACAACCGGGGCGTGTCGGTGCAGATCATCATGTCCCGTGGTCTGGCCCGCTCGCAGGGCGGCAACCCGGCACGGTCGTACCCGATGATGCTGCGGGCCTTCGCGCGGGGGGAGAAGAAGCGCCCCGAGGGCCTGAAGAGCTGGATCCGCACCTGCAAGCAGACCTGCCGCGGCAAGCGCGGGTCGATGCACTCCAAGCTGATGCTGGTCAGTCGCTCCGGCGCCACCAACTGGATCGTGATGCAGGGCTCCGGCAACTTCACCGGCGCCGCGGCCGTGCAGCAGTTCAACGACTGGACCACCGTCACGGAGAACAAGGCGCTCTACGACGGCTGGATGCAGATGTGGGACCAGGCCACCCAGGACCGGAACTTCCCGCCGATGAGGTTCACGGTGGGCAACATCACCACGATGTTCGCGCCCCACAAGGGCAATGTCGACCCGGCCCTGTCGGTGCTCAACAAGGTGCAGTGCACCGGCGCCACCAACACCCCCGACGGGCGCACCAAGGTCCGCATCGCCAACGCGGTGTGGGGCGAGGAGCGCGGCGCCCGGATCGCGCGCAAGGCCCGCCAGCTCGACCGCGCGGGCTGCGACGTCGAGATCGTCTTCATGATGATGCAGCGCCGGATCCGCGGCATCCTGCGGGGGATGCGGGCCAAGCAGATGGTCTACATCTACGGCGAGGAGGCCGACAAGTTCAAGGACCGCTATGTCCACATGAAGGGGCTGGCGGTCCAGGGCAACGTCGACGGCCGCGGCGACGGCAACGTGGTCCTGTCCAGCAGCGAGAACTGGACCCGGCTGGGCTGGCACTCCGACGAGGAGAACATCATCATCCGGGGGGACGCGGCGATGACGGCCAAGTACGTCAAGCACGTCGACATGATCTACCGCCAGGCGCCGCGGACCCTCAGCAACTACGTCAACTCCGCCGACCCGGACCCGACGCCGCGGCGCGACGGCTACCGGGACGAGGGCTACCTCGGCCCGAAGGACTATCCGTTCCACGAGCTCGAGGCCGAGCTCAGCTGA
- a CDS encoding acyl-CoA dehydrogenase family protein, with product MPIELTGQVDPRDPAGLSALLTADERDVASSVRQFCAEAVDPYVAEWFERGEIPDVRALAKELGALGVLGMHLEGYGCAGMSASQYGVACLELEATDSGLRSLVSVQGSLAMFAIHRWGSEEQRQEWLPRLAAGEAIGCFGLTEPDAGSDPAAMRTRARRDGDDWVLDGRKMWITNGSVADVAVVWARTDEGVRGFVVPTATPGFSAPVIKHKMSLRASVTSELVLDGVRLPSTALLPGAQGLRGPLACLNEARYGIVWGAMGAARSALHAAQAYAGERTQFGKPIAAFQLTQQKLADMHLEYAKGVLLALHLGRRKDAGQLLPAQVSMGKLNNVREALRICRTARTILGANGISLEFPVIRHMNNLESVLTYEGTAEMHTLVVGQAVTGQAAFR from the coding sequence GTGCCCATCGAGCTGACCGGTCAGGTCGATCCCCGTGACCCCGCCGGCCTGTCCGCCCTGCTGACCGCCGACGAACGAGATGTCGCCTCCTCCGTGCGGCAGTTCTGCGCGGAGGCCGTGGACCCCTATGTCGCGGAGTGGTTCGAACGGGGCGAGATCCCCGACGTGCGGGCGCTGGCCAAGGAGCTCGGCGCGCTCGGGGTGCTCGGCATGCACCTCGAGGGCTACGGCTGCGCCGGGATGTCGGCGAGCCAGTACGGCGTCGCCTGCCTGGAGCTGGAGGCGACCGACTCCGGCCTGCGCTCCCTCGTCTCCGTGCAGGGCTCGCTCGCGATGTTCGCGATCCACCGCTGGGGCAGCGAGGAGCAGCGACAGGAGTGGCTGCCGCGACTTGCGGCCGGCGAGGCGATCGGCTGCTTCGGGCTCACCGAGCCGGACGCCGGCTCGGACCCCGCGGCGATGCGCACCCGGGCACGGCGCGACGGCGACGACTGGGTCCTCGACGGCCGCAAGATGTGGATCACCAACGGCTCGGTCGCCGACGTCGCCGTGGTCTGGGCCCGGACCGACGAGGGGGTGCGCGGCTTCGTCGTACCGACCGCCACACCGGGCTTCTCCGCTCCGGTGATCAAGCACAAGATGTCGCTGCGGGCGTCGGTGACCAGCGAGCTGGTCCTCGACGGCGTGCGCCTGCCGAGCACGGCGCTGCTGCCCGGGGCGCAGGGACTCCGCGGTCCGCTCGCCTGCCTCAACGAGGCCCGTTACGGCATCGTCTGGGGAGCGATGGGCGCGGCCCGCTCGGCACTGCACGCCGCCCAGGCCTACGCCGGCGAGCGGACCCAGTTCGGCAAGCCGATCGCGGCCTTCCAGCTGACCCAGCAGAAGCTGGCCGACATGCACCTCGAGTACGCCAAGGGGGTGCTGCTGGCCCTGCACCTGGGCCGCCGCAAGGACGCCGGACAGCTGCTGCCCGCGCAGGTGAGCATGGGCAAGCTCAACAACGTGCGCGAGGCGCTCCGGATCTGCCGTACCGCGCGGACCATCCTCGGCGCGAACGGGATCTCCTTGGAGTTCCCGGTGATCCGGCACATGAACAACCTCGAGTCGGTGCTGACCTACGAGGGGACCGCGGAGATGCACACCCTGGTCGTCGGCCAGGCCGTGACGGGCCAGGCAGCCTTCCGATGA
- a CDS encoding GNAT family N-acetyltransferase has protein sequence MQIADQPDRKRFEALVDGQLAGWAEYQLTDELMVFTHTEVATAYEGQGVGGALARAALDEVRARGLRALVVCPFITGWIGRHREYADLLYGARPSSVTD, from the coding sequence GTGCAGATCGCGGACCAGCCCGACCGGAAGCGCTTCGAGGCCCTGGTGGACGGCCAGCTGGCCGGCTGGGCCGAGTACCAGCTCACCGACGAGCTGATGGTGTTCACGCACACCGAGGTGGCCACGGCGTACGAGGGTCAGGGGGTCGGCGGCGCCCTCGCCCGCGCCGCGTTGGACGAGGTGCGTGCCCGCGGGCTGCGGGCGCTGGTGGTCTGCCCGTTCATCACCGGCTGGATCGGCCGGCATCGCGAGTACGCCGACCTGCTCTACGGCGCTCGCCCGAGCAGCGTGACGGACTGA